One Curtobacterium sp. MCLR17_032 genomic window carries:
- a CDS encoding Gfo/Idh/MocA family oxidoreductase, with amino-acid sequence MSAGVEGGAGPRATAPLRVGMVGVGNISKQYLEQFPSLPDLRLTAVADLDTARAAAVADEQGVQALGVDELLASPDVDVVLNLTIPAAHADVATRALAAGKHVYGEKPLALTTAEAEPVLAAAHAAGLRVGSAPDTVLGTGIQTARAAIDAGRIGTPVAAAVSWSAPGHELWHPAPGFYYQPGGGPLLDMGPYYLTSLVTFFGSVVRVSGSTTRSTRQRTVATGPNAGQVLPVDVDTHVVAVLEHEDGVVSTITLSFEVWATESPLFEVHGTAGSLSVADPNRFSDPTRIATAEDRTFQELPVLAGHRDAGRGVGLADMARAIASGQPHRASGELAFHVLDVMESIATAGRERTVVEVASRASRPAAVPLG; translated from the coding sequence ATGAGCGCCGGGGTCGAAGGTGGTGCCGGACCTCGTGCCACCGCACCGCTGCGGGTCGGGATGGTCGGGGTCGGGAACATCAGCAAGCAGTACCTCGAGCAGTTCCCGTCGTTGCCGGACCTGCGGCTCACCGCGGTCGCCGACCTTGACACCGCCCGGGCAGCAGCCGTCGCCGACGAACAGGGTGTCCAGGCGCTCGGCGTCGACGAGCTGCTGGCGTCCCCGGACGTCGACGTCGTCCTCAACCTGACGATCCCCGCCGCCCACGCCGACGTCGCCACCCGGGCACTCGCCGCGGGCAAGCACGTCTACGGCGAGAAGCCGCTGGCCCTGACCACCGCCGAGGCCGAGCCGGTCCTCGCCGCCGCCCACGCCGCGGGTCTGCGGGTCGGCAGCGCCCCGGACACCGTGCTCGGCACCGGGATCCAGACCGCCCGCGCTGCGATCGACGCCGGCCGCATCGGCACCCCGGTCGCCGCCGCGGTGTCCTGGAGTGCTCCGGGCCACGAACTCTGGCACCCCGCACCGGGCTTCTACTACCAGCCGGGCGGCGGCCCGCTGCTCGACATGGGCCCGTACTACCTGACGAGCCTCGTCACGTTCTTCGGCTCCGTGGTGCGGGTCAGCGGCAGCACGACCCGGTCGACGCGGCAGCGGACCGTCGCCACCGGGCCGAACGCCGGGCAGGTCCTGCCGGTCGACGTGGACACGCACGTCGTCGCGGTCCTGGAACACGAGGACGGCGTCGTCTCCACGATCACGCTGTCGTTCGAGGTGTGGGCGACCGAGTCCCCGCTGTTCGAGGTGCACGGCACCGCCGGATCGCTGTCGGTCGCCGACCCGAACCGGTTCTCGGACCCGACCCGCATCGCCACCGCCGAGGACCGGACCTTCCAGGAGCTCCCCGTCCTCGCCGGTCACCGCGACGCCGGGCGCGGGGTGGGCCTGGCTGACATGGCGCGGGCGATCGCCTCGGGGCAGCCGCACCGGGCCTCGGGCGAGCTGGCGTTCCACGTGCTCGACGTCATGGAGTCGATCGCGACCGCGGGGCGGGAGCGAACCGTCGTCGAGGTGGCGAGTCGGGCCTCCCGGCCGGCGGCGGTCCCGCTGGGGTAG
- a CDS encoding Gfo/Idh/MocA family oxidoreductase: protein MTDDRLRVAMVGHGFMGAAHSQAWRVAPRFFPLDREPEMTVVVGRDPERTEAARARFGWQRAETDWRRVVEDPDIDVVDVCSPGSSHVEVAIAALEAGKHVLCEKPLANTVAEAEAMVAAAESAAARGIRSMVGFSYRRVPALAFARQLVQAGRIGEVRHARALYLQDWLTDADGPMTWRLDASLAGSGSLGDIGAHAVDLVEHITGATLASVSGTLETFVHERPLLADGVGLSGTASDQRGQVTVDDAAWFTGRLTGGAARPGGTVATFEATRYATGRKNGLTIEISGSTGAIAFDLEAMNELRVYDTTAPAGEQGFRRVLVTEPEHPYMANWWPTGHPIGYEHTFVHEVVDFVTAITGGQQPEPSFAVGLHVQDVLDAVQRSAADGSAWTPIPTR, encoded by the coding sequence ATGACGGATGACCGGTTGCGGGTCGCGATGGTGGGCCACGGCTTCATGGGAGCCGCCCACTCACAGGCCTGGCGGGTCGCGCCGCGGTTCTTCCCGCTCGACCGCGAACCCGAGATGACCGTCGTCGTCGGACGCGACCCCGAGCGCACCGAGGCCGCCCGCGCCCGCTTCGGGTGGCAGCGTGCCGAGACCGACTGGCGCCGCGTCGTCGAGGACCCGGACATCGACGTCGTCGACGTCTGCTCGCCCGGCTCCTCGCACGTCGAGGTCGCGATCGCGGCCCTGGAGGCCGGCAAACACGTCCTCTGCGAGAAGCCGCTCGCCAACACCGTCGCCGAGGCGGAGGCCATGGTCGCCGCCGCCGAGTCGGCCGCCGCGCGCGGGATCCGCTCGATGGTCGGCTTCAGCTACCGGCGCGTTCCGGCCCTGGCGTTCGCCCGCCAGCTCGTGCAGGCCGGCCGGATCGGCGAGGTCCGCCACGCCCGCGCGCTCTACCTGCAGGACTGGCTCACCGACGCCGACGGTCCGATGACGTGGCGGTTGGACGCCTCGCTCGCCGGGTCCGGCTCACTCGGTGACATCGGCGCGCACGCCGTGGACCTGGTCGAACACATCACCGGCGCCACGCTCGCCTCCGTCAGCGGCACGCTCGAGACGTTCGTGCACGAGCGCCCGCTGCTCGCCGACGGCGTCGGCCTGTCCGGCACCGCCTCGGACCAGCGCGGACAGGTCACCGTGGACGACGCCGCCTGGTTCACGGGTCGACTGACGGGAGGCGCGGCTCGGCCGGGCGGGACCGTCGCCACGTTCGAGGCCACCCGGTACGCGACCGGGCGGAAGAACGGTCTGACCATCGAGATCAGCGGGTCCACCGGGGCGATCGCCTTCGACCTCGAGGCGATGAACGAACTCCGCGTGTACGACACGACCGCGCCGGCGGGGGAGCAGGGGTTCCGCCGGGTCCTCGTCACCGAGCCGGAGCACCCGTACATGGCGAACTGGTGGCCGACCGGGCACCCGATCGGCTACGAGCACACGTTCGTGCACGAGGTCGTCGACTTCGTCACCGCGATCACCGGCGGGCAGCAGCCCGAGCCGTCCTTCGCCGTGGGGTTGCACGTGCAGGACGTCCTGGACGCCGTACAGCGGAGCGCGGCCGACGGCAGCGCCTGGACCCCGATCCCCACCCGATGA
- a CDS encoding ThuA domain-containing protein has translation MTFPSPDPQGAPPVQRQALVVRGGWDGHMPVETTELFIPFLREHGFDVRVEEGTAVYADQSVMDTIDLVVQVNTMSTIAKEEFDGLQRAVLAGTGMAGWHGGIADSYRDNADYLHMIGGQFAHHAGKHPDERVGEQSDNYIPYTVHVTDLGREHPIMQGIDDFDLVSEQYWVLSDEYDDVLATTTQEARAWDAWNRPVTSPAIWTRQWGQGRIFVSAPGHRIEIVESQPVRTIIERGLLWAAR, from the coding sequence ATGACCTTCCCTTCCCCCGATCCGCAAGGAGCACCTCCCGTGCAACGCCAGGCACTCGTCGTCCGCGGCGGTTGGGACGGGCACATGCCCGTCGAGACCACCGAGCTGTTCATCCCCTTCCTCCGCGAGCACGGGTTCGACGTCCGCGTCGAGGAGGGCACCGCCGTCTACGCCGACCAGTCCGTGATGGACACGATCGACCTCGTCGTGCAGGTGAACACCATGTCGACCATCGCGAAGGAGGAGTTCGACGGCCTGCAGCGCGCCGTCCTCGCCGGCACCGGGATGGCCGGCTGGCACGGCGGCATCGCCGACTCGTACCGGGACAACGCCGACTACCTCCACATGATCGGCGGCCAGTTCGCCCACCACGCGGGCAAACACCCGGACGAGCGGGTGGGCGAGCAGTCCGACAACTACATCCCCTACACGGTGCACGTCACCGACCTCGGCCGCGAGCACCCGATCATGCAGGGCATCGACGACTTCGACCTGGTCAGCGAGCAGTACTGGGTGCTCAGCGACGAGTACGACGACGTCCTCGCCACCACCACCCAGGAGGCCCGTGCCTGGGACGCGTGGAACCGTCCCGTGACCTCGCCCGCGATCTGGACCCGGCAGTGGGGCCAGGGGCGCATCTTCGTCTCGGCGCCCGGGCACCGGATCGAGATCGTCGAGTCGCAGCCGGTCCGCACCATCATCGAGCGTGGCCTGCTGTGGGCAGCCCGATGA
- a CDS encoding class I SAM-dependent methyltransferase gives MSTDHVDVDWEHARDTNRANWDDRVPIHEGAYGLDAYADPAHRSDVVRQDLPVLTPWLPGGSLAGLDLCHLQCHIGTDTVSLAREGARVTGVDFSHPALVSAAALAERAGVDVTWVETDVLDARAAVAGDFDVVYTSIGTICWLADLDRWAAQVAGLLRPGGVFFIRDGHPALFALDENADELVTRHRYFPDGTAQQWDDASTYAGEGTVARTRTYEWPHPLSEIVNALLGAGLRLRRLDEGRTLPWRFSPRMEQAADGDWVWPAADRDRIPTTFTIVATRD, from the coding sequence ATGAGCACCGACCACGTCGACGTCGACTGGGAGCACGCCCGCGACACGAACCGCGCCAACTGGGACGACCGCGTGCCGATCCACGAGGGTGCCTACGGGCTCGACGCCTACGCCGACCCGGCACACCGTTCCGACGTCGTCCGGCAGGACCTCCCGGTGCTCACCCCGTGGCTGCCGGGTGGTTCGCTCGCCGGACTCGACCTGTGCCACCTGCAGTGCCACATCGGTACCGACACCGTCTCGCTCGCCCGGGAGGGTGCCCGCGTCACCGGCGTCGACTTCTCCCATCCGGCGCTGGTGTCCGCCGCCGCCCTGGCCGAGCGAGCCGGCGTCGACGTCACCTGGGTGGAGACCGACGTCCTCGACGCCCGGGCCGCGGTCGCCGGGGACTTCGACGTCGTCTACACGAGCATCGGCACGATCTGTTGGCTGGCGGACCTCGACCGGTGGGCGGCGCAGGTCGCCGGACTGCTCCGACCCGGCGGCGTCTTCTTCATCCGCGACGGCCACCCGGCCCTGTTCGCGCTCGACGAGAACGCCGACGAGCTGGTCACCCGGCACCGGTACTTCCCGGACGGCACCGCCCAGCAGTGGGACGACGCCAGCACCTACGCGGGCGAGGGCACGGTCGCGCGGACCCGGACCTACGAGTGGCCGCACCCGCTGTCCGAGATCGTGAACGCCCTGCTCGGTGCCGGCCTGCGCCTCCGCCGACTCGACGAGGGCCGCACGCTGCCGTGGCGGTTCAGCCCGCGGATGGAGCAGGCGGCGGACGGCGACTGGGTCTGGCCCGCTGCGGACCGAGACCGCATCCCGACCACCTTCACCATCGTCGCCACCCGCGACTGA